The nucleotide window ACGCGGGTTTCAAAGCAGGCCCTTACATTTATCCCCAAAAACTGGCTGCCACCCTGACCAACCTGGACGCCAGCCAGCAACAGCAGGCCACAGGCATTTTTGAACAGCTGTTGCAGGTGTACGACCAGCAGGTGGCCGTGCAGGACACCCGCCTGAAAAACAATGTGGTGGGGGCCATGGTGTATTCCACTTACGTGAGCACCTTTGTGCTGACCGGGGTGGAACTGTCTGAGGCGCAGCAGGAAGGACTTTTTGCCGCCCTCAACCGCACTTTTCTTTCTGATCCCTCTTTTGCTGCCATGAACGATGCCACCCGTCAGGAGCTGTACGAGGCGCTGATCATCACGGCTTCCTTTGCGCTGGGCACCTATGCCAATTCTGCTGGCGATTTCTCACAGCTGGAAATTGCAGAAACCCTCTCTGCTTATTTGATCCAGACCATCTTCCAGCACGACATCGACGAGTTGCAGTTCACCAGTGAAGGGGTGAATCTGGTGCAAGCGTCTTTTATGTGATGGTCCGGGACTTTGCTGCTGGATTATGCTTGATGCCATGAGCGAAGTCCCTTTCAAAAAACACCAGAACATCCTGTCCATCCAGTCGTGGGTGTCTTATGGGCATGTGGGCAATGCTGCGGCCACCTTTCCGCTGCAACGCATGGGATTCAACGTGTGGGTGGTCAACACCGTGCAGTTCTCCAACCACACCGGGTATGGCAAATGGAAAGGGATGGTCTTCCCTTCCGAGCATGTCCGGGAGATCATTGAGGGTATTGCAGAACGCACTTCACTGGCCGAGTGTGATGCAGTGCTGTCCGGGTACATGGGGGATGCAGGCACCGTTGCCGCCATTCTGGAGGCTGTGCGCAGGGTCAAAGAAGCCAATCCAGCCGCCCTGTACTGCTGTGACCCCGTGATGGGAGATGTTGGAAGGGGCATTTTCGTGCGCCCCGACATCCCCGAAGTCATGAAACTGCTGGCTGTCAAAGCTGCAGACATCGTGACCCCCAACCAGTTTGAACTGGAACTCCTGACCGGGCACACTGTGAACACCCTGCAGGAGGTGCTGGAAGCCGTGCAGGTCTTGCGCTCTCAGCTTCATGCAGAGGGTCCGCGCATTGTGGTGGTGACCAGCCTGATCCGGGAAGATGCCCCTGCAGACCACATCGAAACGCTGGCTGTTTCAGATGAGGGGGCCTGGGTGGTGCAAACCCCCCTGATCCCTCTGGACCCGCCCAGAAATGGTACGGGAGACGCCATTGCGGCCCTGTTCCTGGGGAATTTCCTGAAAACCAGAAACATCAAAGACAGCCTGGAAAATGCTGTTTCTGCGCTTTATGGACTGCTGGACCTGACCCACCAGATGGGCACCCGTGAAATTCAGCTGGTGGCAGCTCAGGAGGAGTATGTGCAGCCCAGTCGCAGGTTTGAAGCTGTGTCTGTTTCGGGGAATGGATAGGCTATCCTCAAAACAGTCTGTCCGAAACGGGTTGCCCCCTGTCAGAGCATTCTGATTCCTGCTGCATATAGCACAAAAAGCTTTTTCTTCCGTGTCCCTGTGGTGGTATCCTTATACCCAATATATGAGCCACTCTACAGACGCCCGTCACGTCAGTCCCAATTTCATCACCGAGATCATCGACAGCGACCTTGCAAAAGGCCGCTACCCAGAGGTGGTGACCCGCTTCCCTCCCGAACCCAACGGCTACCTGCACATCGGGCATGCCAAGGCCATCTGCCTGAATTTTGGCATCGCACTGGATTACCAGGGGCAGTGCAACCTGCGTTTTGACGACACCAACCCCGAAAAAGAGAACTACGAGTTCGTGAATTCCATCCGTCAGGATGTGGAGTGGCTGGGGTTCAAGCCTGCCCAGGTGCTTTTCGCCTCGGATTACTTTGAGAAGTATTACGAATGCGCCGTGCAGCTGATCAAAGACGGCAACGCTTACGTGGATTCTGTCTCTGACGAGGAAATGCGCCAGCTCAGGGGCAACCTGGAAGAACCCGGCAAACCCAGTCCATACCGGGACCGCAGTGTGGAAGAGAACCTGGATTTGCTGGCCCGCATGCGTGCAGGCGAATTCCCCGAAGGTGCCCACGTTCTGCGCGGCAAGATTGACCTGTCCCACCCCAACATGAAGCTGCGGGATCCCGTGCTGTACCGCATCCTGCATTCCTCGCACTACCATGTGGGGGAAGGCTGGCACATCTATCCCCTTTATGACTTTGCGCACCCGCTGGAAGATTTCATCGAAGGCATCAGCCACTCGATTTGCACCCTGGAATTCGAGAACAACCGGGCCATTTACGACTGGCTGCTGGACAGCCTGAAAGGCAAGTGCGGTTTTCCCGAAAACCCACGCCCCCACCAGTACGAGAATGCCCGTCTGGTGCTGGACAACACCGTGCTCTCCAAACGCAAACTGATCATCATGGCAGAGCAGCGTTACCTGGACGGCTGGAACAAGCCCTTCCAGCCTCCGGTGATCAGTGGCTGGAACGACCCACGCATGCCCACCATTTCGGGCATCCGCCGCAGAGGGGTGCGCCCCGAGGCCATCCGGGAATTCATTCGCCGGGTGGGGGTCTCCAAGACCAATTCTCGCGTGGACCTCAGTACCCTGGATGCCACCATCCGGGACGACCTGAATTTCATCTCCCCCAGGGTGATGGCCGTTCTGAAACCTCTGAAGGTGATCATCGAGAACCTGCCCGCAGGCCATCTGGAAGAACTGGACGCCCCTTACTGGCCGCACGATGTGCCCAACGAGGGAACCCGCAAACTCCCCTTCACCCGTGAAATCTACATTGATCAGGACGATTTTATGGAAGAGGCCACCTCTGGTTTCCAGCGCCTCACTCTGGGAGGTCGGGCCAGATTGAGGTATGCCTACAACATCACCTGCAACCAGGTGATCAAGGACGATGCGGGCAACGTTAAAGAGCTGCTGTGCAGTTATGACCCGGAAAGCCATGACGGTCCAAAAGGTGTCAAGGGCGTGGTCCACTGGGTCAGTGCAGAGAAGGCTGTGCCTGCCGAATTCCGGGCCTATGAGCGCCTCTTCACCGTGGCGAACCCTGATGCAGAGGAGGGCGATTTCACCGATTACCTGAACCCCGAATCCCTGAAAACCTTCCGGGGTTTTGTGGAGCCCAGTGTGCTGTCGGACAGCAAGGAAACCCGTTACCAGTTCGAGCGGGTCGGTTACTACTGGCAGGACCCCGAGGAAAGCACCCCAGGAAATCTGGTCTTCAACCGCATTGTGACCCTTAAGGATTCCTTTGCAGAGCAGAAAGCCGAGGGCCGAGGGCCGAGGGCCGAGGGCAAAAAGCCAAAAGCAGAAAGCAAGCCTCAGGTGAAAAATCAGGTTGTTCTCTCCTCAGAAGAAAAAATTCTGGTGGATGCTTACAAAGCCAGAGGCCTCAATGAATCCGAGGCCGTCACGCTGGCAAGGGATGAAAAGCTGAGCAGCTATCTGTCAGAGTCTGGAGAGCACCTGTCCCATCTGGCAAGCTGGGTGATCGGAGATCTGTCCGGGGCCATCCGTGAAGGGCGCAACACCATCACCCTGGAGCAACTGTCCAGTCTGGTCAGCAAAATCCAGAGCGGCGAAATCAGCAACCGCATTGCCAAAGATGTGCTGGCAGAAGCCCTGGAATCCGGTCAGGACCCCAACGCCATTGTGGAAACCAGAGGCCTGAAGCAGGTCAGCGACACAGGCGCACTGGAAGCCGTGATCCGTCAGGTGATGGAGCAAAACCCCGACAAGGTGACCGCTTACCGTTCTGGCAAAACCGGCCTGATCGGATTCTTTGTCGGTCAGGTCATGCGGGAAACAAAAGGTCAGGGCAATCCGCAACTGGTCAATGGGTTGGTGGCGAAGCTGCTGGGATAATCTCCCTGTGCTCGTTTCACTCGCACTGTCCCCCTTAACGAAGGGGGATTTTTGTTGTTCTAGAGGGCAACCATTTCAGACACACACCAACCCATCAGTGTTGGGAGATTATTGTAGTCCCAAAGGGCAACCATTTCAGACGCCCACCAAGTCCCCCTTCGTTGAGGGGAACCGCCCTGAGCACAGCGAAGGGCAGGGGGATCTCACACCCAGTGCTCCCAGACATCACCCACAGGGAAATCCACTGAACATCTGTTCACACGCATTGACGCATCTTTCACCAGCGGGTAAGTTCAAAAGACGTGCATCGCAATTCAGCAGGTGAAGGAGCCGCCATGAAATACATTCTTGCCCTGGATCAGGGCACCACCTCCTGCAGGGCCATCGTGTTTGACCATGAGGGCACCGTCAGGGGGACCGCCCAGAAGGAATTTCAGCAGTTTTTTCCGCGTCCAGGGTGGGTGGAGCATGATGCCCAGGACATCTACAGCACCCAGGTGGGGGTGACCAGTGAGGTGCTGGCACACCTGGGGCTTTCGGGGCAGGACATTGCGGCCATTGG belongs to Deinococcus roseus and includes:
- a CDS encoding DUF6683 family protein; protein product: MRFRPFRPNFTIKQIFTTGLLLLGTFAAPVFAEDSQFAGGLGGSIGNPIGNTEGQGVLNNLNRDNMFGRQGQSEGGRTNSNTQTPTGTSTQTDIAKSLDAGFKAGPYIYPQKLAATLTNLDASQQQQATGIFEQLLQVYDQQVAVQDTRLKNNVVGAMVYSTYVSTFVLTGVELSEAQQEGLFAALNRTFLSDPSFAAMNDATRQELYEALIITASFALGTYANSAGDFSQLEIAETLSAYLIQTIFQHDIDELQFTSEGVNLVQASFM
- the pdxY gene encoding pyridoxal kinase PdxY, whose translation is MSEVPFKKHQNILSIQSWVSYGHVGNAAATFPLQRMGFNVWVVNTVQFSNHTGYGKWKGMVFPSEHVREIIEGIAERTSLAECDAVLSGYMGDAGTVAAILEAVRRVKEANPAALYCCDPVMGDVGRGIFVRPDIPEVMKLLAVKAADIVTPNQFELELLTGHTVNTLQEVLEAVQVLRSQLHAEGPRIVVVTSLIREDAPADHIETLAVSDEGAWVVQTPLIPLDPPRNGTGDAIAALFLGNFLKTRNIKDSLENAVSALYGLLDLTHQMGTREIQLVAAQEEYVQPSRRFEAVSVSGNG
- a CDS encoding glutamine--tRNA ligase/YqeY domain fusion protein, coding for MSHSTDARHVSPNFITEIIDSDLAKGRYPEVVTRFPPEPNGYLHIGHAKAICLNFGIALDYQGQCNLRFDDTNPEKENYEFVNSIRQDVEWLGFKPAQVLFASDYFEKYYECAVQLIKDGNAYVDSVSDEEMRQLRGNLEEPGKPSPYRDRSVEENLDLLARMRAGEFPEGAHVLRGKIDLSHPNMKLRDPVLYRILHSSHYHVGEGWHIYPLYDFAHPLEDFIEGISHSICTLEFENNRAIYDWLLDSLKGKCGFPENPRPHQYENARLVLDNTVLSKRKLIIMAEQRYLDGWNKPFQPPVISGWNDPRMPTISGIRRRGVRPEAIREFIRRVGVSKTNSRVDLSTLDATIRDDLNFISPRVMAVLKPLKVIIENLPAGHLEELDAPYWPHDVPNEGTRKLPFTREIYIDQDDFMEEATSGFQRLTLGGRARLRYAYNITCNQVIKDDAGNVKELLCSYDPESHDGPKGVKGVVHWVSAEKAVPAEFRAYERLFTVANPDAEEGDFTDYLNPESLKTFRGFVEPSVLSDSKETRYQFERVGYYWQDPEESTPGNLVFNRIVTLKDSFAEQKAEGRGPRAEGKKPKAESKPQVKNQVVLSSEEKILVDAYKARGLNESEAVTLARDEKLSSYLSESGEHLSHLASWVIGDLSGAIREGRNTITLEQLSSLVSKIQSGEISNRIAKDVLAEALESGQDPNAIVETRGLKQVSDTGALEAVIRQVMEQNPDKVTAYRSGKTGLIGFFVGQVMRETKGQGNPQLVNGLVAKLLG